One genomic region from Pseudoduganella lutea encodes:
- a CDS encoding diguanylate cyclase domain-containing protein has translation MLALLFIDPDGFKQVNDTMGHHTGPPADWRGAAEDRDGTAYRYGRAAGRRRIQRLACGREPGAPECLRSGRKILGDLQAPFLNGTSGVGIGASIGLVVWEGARSAADFEHLLQLADARMYLAKQSGKNRVVGP, from the coding sequence GTGCTGGCATTGTTGTTTATCGATCCGGATGGGTTCAAACAGGTGAACGATACGATGGGTCACCATACGGGACCACCTGCTGATTGGCGTGGCGCAGCGGAGGACCGGGATGGTACGGCGTACCGATACGGTCGCGCAGCTGGGCGGCGACGTATTCAACGTCTTGCTTGCGGACGTGAACCAGGCGCCCCAGAGTGCCTTCGCAGCGGCAGAAAAATTCTAGGCGACCTGCAAGCGCCCTTTTTGAACGGCACCAGTGGCGTGGGAATTGGCGCCAGTATCGGCCTCGTGGTGTGGGAAGGCGCCAGGTCGGCGGCGGACTTCGAGCATCTTCTGCAGCTTGCGGACGCGCGGATGTATCTGGCCAAGCAGAGCGGCAAGAACCGCGTGGTTGGCCCCTAG
- a CDS encoding sensor histidine kinase, whose product MIFFFIERCPLTLHPIPMTIAKFIRANSEKILAKWEVFARTLGAVTENMSSTDLRDHAKQILEFVAADIDDVRQDLHGDSQRSPAALADSKDSASYIHGRLRYASGFTQLQLIAEYRALRASVLRLWEQDSESISRDSLHDVIRFNEAIDESISEAAMAFSEKVNETRDLFLAILGHDLRSPLAATSTAGTYLSTPGVFNEQVRQIGGRVKRSAVTMSGMVDDLLALARTQLGDGIAIERETCDLLQMCEWAIEDARSAHPRALYELSAIGDLAGSFDRPRLQQLLTNLANNAAQYGSPGLPILISVSGEVERIVFMVRNQGPTIPKDALPKLFSSLVQLPEQNGDERPRSSLGLGLFIAKQIAVAHGGSIDVTSDEVNGTVFSVIIPRT is encoded by the coding sequence GTGATCTTCTTCTTCATAGAAAGATGTCCGTTAACTTTGCACCCCATTCCTATGACCATAGCTAAATTCATCAGGGCAAATAGCGAAAAAATACTTGCTAAATGGGAAGTATTTGCGCGAACATTGGGAGCCGTTACTGAAAATATGTCCAGTACGGATTTGCGAGATCACGCCAAGCAGATATTAGAGTTTGTTGCAGCTGATATCGATGACGTGAGGCAAGACCTTCATGGGGACAGTCAACGCAGCCCGGCAGCACTCGCCGACTCCAAGGACAGTGCTTCATATATCCATGGCCGATTGCGCTATGCTAGTGGTTTTACACAACTACAGCTCATTGCCGAGTATCGGGCGCTCCGTGCGAGTGTACTGCGGCTTTGGGAACAAGACAGCGAATCGATCTCGCGGGACAGTCTGCACGACGTTATTCGCTTCAACGAGGCGATAGATGAGTCGATTTCTGAAGCGGCGATGGCGTTTTCTGAGAAGGTCAACGAAACCCGTGACCTGTTTTTAGCGATTCTGGGGCACGACCTACGTAGCCCGTTGGCAGCAACTTCAACAGCGGGAACCTATCTATCAACACCTGGTGTCTTCAACGAGCAAGTGAGGCAGATAGGAGGCCGGGTTAAGAGAAGTGCGGTGACAATGTCGGGTATGGTGGACGATCTGTTAGCGCTCGCTAGAACGCAGCTTGGTGATGGCATTGCCATCGAACGAGAAACTTGTGACCTCCTCCAGATGTGTGAATGGGCCATAGAGGATGCGCGTTCCGCACATCCACGGGCGTTATATGAACTGAGTGCCATTGGTGATCTTGCCGGTAGCTTTGACCGCCCGCGACTGCAACAATTGCTAACGAATTTGGCGAACAATGCTGCGCAGTATGGATCACCAGGCTTGCCTATTCTGATCAGCGTATCGGGTGAGGTAGAGCGCATAGTCTTTATGGTGCGCAATCAAGGACCGACGATCCCAAAAGATGCTTTACCCAAATTGTTCAGTTCGCTAGTTCAGTTACCTGAACAGAATGGCGACGAGAGGCCAAGGAGTAGCCTGGGGTTAGGGCTGTTTATTGCGAAGCAAATTGCAGTGGCACATGGAGGTAGTATTGATGTGACGTCAGACGAAGTAAATGGCACCGTTTTCTCAGTGATTATTCCGCGAACGTGA
- a CDS encoding SDR family NAD(P)-dependent oxidoreductase: MKFPILPLLTAQLTGRAAVLSANARAAVAGKTYVITGASSGFGKGVALELAAMRANVVLAARRTGALDAVAAEATAKGGNALVVTTDVSRQEEVQRLLDTAVARFGRVDVWINNAAAGAIGVFDTIPVEDHARVVDVNLKGLIYGSHVALRQFRKQGAGTLVNMGSVESVVPQAYHTSYSVTKAATLALGRALNEELRLTGARNIKVATVLPWAADTPFFTHAANYSGGTPRMPLMDEPGKVVDAIVGVSVHPQEELAAGWKAKAACAGARLSPDLANRFAGNVMHHYQFDTAPPAPVTDGSLHRAMLEGTGIDDGHRDRIERENAARRGN, translated from the coding sequence ATGAAGTTTCCGATCCTGCCGCTGCTGACGGCACAGCTGACCGGCCGCGCCGCTGTGCTGTCCGCCAACGCACGCGCCGCCGTGGCGGGTAAGACTTACGTGATTACCGGCGCCTCCAGCGGTTTCGGCAAGGGCGTCGCGCTGGAACTGGCGGCGATGCGCGCCAACGTGGTACTGGCCGCGCGCCGCACCGGGGCGCTGGACGCCGTGGCCGCGGAAGCGACGGCGAAAGGCGGCAATGCCCTGGTGGTGACGACGGATGTCAGCCGGCAGGAAGAAGTGCAGCGCCTCCTCGATACGGCCGTGGCGCGCTTTGGCCGGGTGGACGTGTGGATCAACAATGCGGCCGCCGGTGCCATCGGCGTGTTCGACACGATTCCCGTCGAGGATCACGCCCGCGTGGTGGACGTCAACCTGAAAGGCCTGATATACGGCAGCCACGTGGCGCTACGGCAGTTCCGCAAGCAGGGCGCGGGGACGCTGGTTAACATGGGGTCAGTCGAGAGCGTGGTGCCGCAGGCGTATCACACCTCGTATTCGGTGACCAAGGCCGCCACGCTGGCGCTGGGCCGCGCGCTGAACGAGGAATTGCGGCTGACCGGTGCGCGCAACATTAAGGTGGCCACCGTGCTGCCTTGGGCCGCGGATACGCCGTTCTTCACGCACGCGGCCAACTACAGCGGCGGCACGCCGCGCATGCCGCTGATGGACGAACCGGGTAAGGTGGTGGATGCGATTGTGGGGGTGTCCGTGCACCCGCAGGAAGAGTTGGCCGCGGGATGGAAGGCCAAGGCCGCCTGTGCCGGTGCGCGGCTGTCACCCGACCTGGCGAACCGCTTCGCGGGAAACGTAATGCACCACTATCAGTTCGACACCGCACCGCCGGCACCAGTCACCGACGGCTCGCTGCACAGGGCGATGTTGGAAGGGACCGGCATCGACGATGGCCACCGCGACCGCATCGAGCGGGAAAACGCGGCGCGCCGTGGCAACTGA
- a CDS encoding patatin-like phospholipase family protein: MTAGTKRISLGLQGGGSLGAFGWGVLDRLLQETALEIVAISGTSAGSVNAAVVADGYARGGGREGARAALERFWYGLSSMASMVSPARPSPVDWATGGGTLATSPGYQLMQLFAGILAPPISPLSMNPMIPLLSTLIDFERVRACEEIELYVPATNIRSGTGRIFTRSELDARMIAASSCLPYVFAPVVIDGESYWDGSFVGNPSLSPLVERGPADIVIVQNNPIARPGLPKTMSDIMSRTSEIAFNISFVRDISEIRHLGGIIDVEDSDSIHSADVRLHLISANEELQKLHLSSKFNTELPFLLHLRQLGVATAEQWLKQNLDLIGKLSTMNPMRVQKAEALNTSKV, encoded by the coding sequence ATGACGGCCGGAACCAAGCGAATTAGCCTCGGGCTACAAGGGGGCGGCTCGCTGGGCGCCTTCGGATGGGGTGTTCTCGATCGCCTCTTGCAGGAAACGGCGCTTGAGATTGTTGCAATTAGCGGTACAAGCGCCGGTAGTGTAAATGCCGCGGTAGTTGCCGACGGCTATGCCCGTGGTGGCGGTCGCGAAGGCGCTCGCGCTGCACTGGAGCGTTTTTGGTACGGGCTAAGTTCTATGGCATCAATGGTTAGTCCAGCACGCCCTTCGCCAGTCGACTGGGCAACGGGCGGCGGTACATTGGCCACTTCGCCGGGCTACCAATTGATGCAACTTTTTGCGGGGATTCTGGCACCCCCTATTTCGCCGCTGAGCATGAATCCAATGATTCCTCTACTAAGCACGCTCATTGACTTTGAGCGCGTACGTGCTTGCGAAGAGATCGAGTTATACGTCCCAGCTACGAATATCCGTAGTGGCACAGGCCGTATTTTCACTCGTAGCGAACTAGACGCGCGGATGATTGCAGCTTCATCATGTTTGCCGTACGTGTTCGCGCCTGTAGTGATCGATGGCGAATCTTACTGGGATGGTAGTTTCGTGGGCAATCCATCGCTATCACCCCTGGTTGAGAGAGGTCCGGCTGACATCGTTATCGTACAGAATAATCCAATAGCGCGCCCTGGCCTACCAAAGACGATGAGCGACATCATGAGCAGAACTAGCGAAATCGCTTTCAATATCAGCTTCGTGCGCGATATCAGCGAGATACGTCATCTGGGCGGGATAATCGACGTCGAAGACAGTGACAGCATACATTCAGCAGATGTTCGACTGCATCTGATTAGTGCTAATGAAGAACTTCAGAAGCTGCACTTATCAAGCAAATTTAACACCGAGTTGCCATTTCTACTTCACTTGCGCCAACTCGGCGTGGCCACAGCGGAACAATGGTTGAAGCAAAACTTGGACCTTATAGGAAAACTGTCAACGATGAACCCGATGCGAGTGCAAAAAGCAGAAGCGCTCAATACTTCCAAGGTTTGA
- a CDS encoding methyl-accepting chemotaxis protein codes for MRVKDLSIAKRLGLGFGIVSVLLVCLIMMSNVMLGRMDSNTDAIVHDRMPKIMATKDMLLEVNDIAIALRNMMLSPGSADRALQMDEIKASRTAIAGILNSMNVSMKRPQARALLAQITKDMDAYVVGQDQLIQLVNDGNLEAARTLLSTELRPLLARLKGSANELVNFQKGLSDEAAAAAAATYTESRLLSILIGVLAVAFAVGVAWWITVSIVRPVRRALEVANTVAAGDLTSQIDVETTDEMGQLLLAMKAMNESLARTVQVVRAGTDTIATAAAEVAAGSQDLSARTEQQASSLEETASSMEELTSTVKQSADNARQANSLAESASAIAMRGGNVIGQVVTTMDEIRASAAKIGDITSVIDSIAFQTNILALNAAVEAARAGEQGRGFAVVASEVRTLAQRSAAAAKEIKQLISDSTEKVADGAALVGQAGATMTEIVSSVNRVTGIMGEITTASTEQTAGIEQINQAVGEMDSVTQQNAALVEQASAASETMSEQAAKLAEAVSVFRLHAPMPPMSAGAKGASHPLRRPVLAMN; via the coding sequence ATGAGAGTAAAAGATTTGTCAATCGCCAAGAGACTGGGCCTGGGATTCGGTATCGTGAGTGTACTGCTCGTGTGTCTGATCATGATGAGTAACGTCATGCTTGGACGCATGGACTCGAATACTGATGCAATCGTTCATGATCGCATGCCGAAGATCATGGCCACGAAGGACATGCTGCTGGAGGTGAACGATATCGCCATCGCTTTGCGCAATATGATGCTGTCGCCGGGGTCAGCTGACCGCGCACTACAAATGGATGAAATCAAGGCATCGAGAACGGCCATTGCCGGCATTTTGAACTCCATGAATGTTTCCATGAAGCGTCCCCAGGCGCGGGCATTACTGGCGCAAATCACTAAGGATATGGATGCCTACGTGGTCGGGCAAGATCAGCTGATCCAGTTGGTCAACGATGGCAATCTGGAGGCGGCGCGAACCTTGTTGAGTACGGAACTCCGGCCCTTGCTGGCGCGTCTGAAGGGATCGGCAAATGAATTGGTCAACTTCCAGAAAGGGTTGAGCGATGAGGCGGCCGCAGCTGCCGCGGCGACCTACACCGAATCGAGATTGCTTTCGATCCTGATTGGCGTGCTTGCCGTTGCTTTTGCGGTGGGCGTGGCCTGGTGGATTACCGTGTCGATCGTCCGGCCCGTGCGCAGAGCCCTGGAAGTGGCCAATACCGTTGCGGCCGGTGACTTGACCAGTCAGATCGACGTGGAAACCACCGATGAAATGGGGCAGTTGCTGCTGGCAATGAAAGCAATGAACGAGAGCTTGGCCCGGACGGTGCAAGTTGTCCGCGCGGGCACCGACACGATCGCCACCGCGGCCGCGGAGGTCGCTGCAGGCAGCCAGGACTTGTCGGCACGTACGGAGCAGCAGGCCAGCTCCCTCGAGGAGACGGCTTCCTCGATGGAAGAATTGACATCGACCGTGAAGCAGAGCGCCGACAACGCCCGGCAGGCCAATTCGCTCGCGGAAAGCGCGTCCGCTATCGCCATGCGAGGTGGTAACGTCATCGGGCAGGTGGTGACAACGATGGATGAGATCCGGGCTTCTGCGGCAAAGATCGGCGACATCACCAGCGTCATCGATAGCATCGCCTTTCAGACAAATATCCTTGCCCTGAATGCAGCTGTCGAGGCCGCACGTGCCGGCGAGCAGGGACGGGGCTTTGCCGTTGTCGCCAGCGAAGTGCGCACGTTGGCGCAGCGTTCGGCAGCGGCCGCAAAGGAGATCAAGCAGCTCATCAGCGATTCGACGGAGAAGGTCGCCGACGGTGCCGCGCTGGTGGGCCAGGCTGGCGCAACAATGACGGAGATCGTATCGAGCGTGAACCGCGTGACTGGTATTATGGGAGAGATCACGACGGCGAGTACCGAGCAGACTGCAGGGATCGAACAGATCAACCAGGCGGTGGGCGAAATGGATTCGGTGACTCAGCAAAATGCTGCACTGGTCGAGCAGGCGAGTGCGGCATCCGAAACGATGAGCGAGCAAGCCGCCAAGCTGGCCGAAGCGGTGTCGGTGTTCCGTCTTCACGCGCCGATGCCGCCGATGTCAGCGGGCGCCAAGGGCGCATCACACCCACTACGGCGCCCGGTACTTGCAATGAACTGA
- a CDS encoding sensor histidine kinase, producing the protein MSRDNNSALPSHLLHSNQWSQAWDWAIAQMPCPAFRCDSHGVVVSYNAAAQRLWGGRPNSHTGRWSGFVALWLPDESPVDAALSPPALAAVGKEVPPTELLAEAVDGQSRRLVFHARPLFDGAGCLAGSLCALTDISERRRLEDQAKATDKDRSLFLSMLGHELRNPLVPIMSAATAMRVLSVDASIARMAHVVERQAKQLSRFIDDLLQAARLDGPEAMPIATRDSDVGEVLDRAVDFAFTSITARAQFLRVETADRSIRLHCDPDRIAQALGNVLLNASHYSAEGADIAMRAFVERGLLEVSILDNGIGIEPNRLGEVFEPFKSFAESPDRTKPGAGLGLTIAKNIAEAHGGCVDVRSRGPGSGATVTFALPIAKAI; encoded by the coding sequence ATGAGTAGAGACAATAACTCCGCTTTGCCGAGTCACCTGCTGCATAGCAACCAGTGGTCGCAAGCTTGGGATTGGGCAATCGCCCAGATGCCTTGTCCGGCGTTCCGTTGTGACTCGCATGGAGTCGTGGTGTCGTACAACGCAGCCGCGCAGCGTTTGTGGGGCGGCAGGCCCAACTCGCATACTGGCCGCTGGAGTGGATTTGTCGCGCTCTGGCTACCTGACGAAAGTCCGGTCGACGCAGCGCTTTCGCCGCCCGCCTTGGCGGCTGTAGGCAAGGAAGTCCCTCCAACGGAGTTGTTGGCGGAAGCCGTGGATGGACAGTCCCGGCGCCTCGTCTTTCACGCTCGACCACTCTTCGACGGCGCAGGCTGCCTGGCTGGGTCGCTTTGCGCCCTCACTGACATTAGCGAGCGTCGCCGTCTCGAGGACCAGGCGAAGGCCACCGACAAAGATCGCTCGCTTTTCCTGTCGATGCTCGGGCATGAGCTGCGCAATCCTCTGGTGCCGATCATGAGCGCGGCAACTGCTATGCGAGTGCTGTCTGTGGACGCCTCGATCGCACGCATGGCGCATGTTGTCGAGCGCCAAGCAAAGCAGCTTTCACGCTTTATCGATGATTTGCTTCAAGCCGCTCGGTTAGATGGTCCAGAAGCCATGCCTATTGCGACGCGCGACAGCGACGTTGGCGAAGTGCTCGACCGCGCAGTAGATTTCGCTTTCACCTCGATTACAGCCCGCGCGCAATTCCTGCGTGTGGAGACGGCAGATCGTTCCATCAGGCTGCACTGCGATCCGGATCGAATTGCCCAAGCTTTAGGTAACGTTCTACTCAATGCGAGCCACTATTCTGCTGAAGGGGCCGACATCGCTATGCGAGCATTTGTCGAGCGTGGCTTGCTTGAGGTCAGCATCTTGGACAACGGTATTGGTATCGAGCCGAACCGATTGGGCGAGGTCTTCGAGCCATTCAAGAGTTTTGCCGAATCGCCCGATCGGACAAAGCCTGGGGCAGGTTTGGGCCTGACCATTGCAAAGAACATTGCCGAGGCTCACGGAGGATGCGTTGACGTCCGAAGTCGAGGGCCTGGCTCTGGAGCGACCGTTACATTTGCCCTGCCCATCGCCAAAGCTATCTAG
- a CDS encoding recombinase family protein, which produces MEVRWDEAGKPVPSERKPLAADRVALTPGRDADVALIRRIYALYIGQGAGDSAIARELSTEGLRTDLDKPSDAATVRPILTSEKCCGVLVFNQTTRKLRRPVAGNPESVWVRCENALAPIVSRDIFNHAQRVCAARASTPDRERILQALRDIHAHHGTINARLCQHSSLPGRTTIHALFGGYVEAYAAAGLPVQKTASGALGIRSRRMMMKWLIEQCAAKARLGPRGWRSPMPGMSSC; this is translated from the coding sequence ATGGAGGTCCGCTGGGACGAGGCAGGGAAGCCGGTCCCCAGTGAGCGCAAACCGCTGGCGGCTGATCGCGTGGCGCTCACACCAGGCCGTGATGCCGACGTAGCATTGATCCGCCGAATCTACGCACTGTATATCGGACAGGGTGCCGGCGACAGTGCGATCGCCAGGGAACTGTCCACGGAAGGCTTGCGCACGGACCTGGATAAACCCTCAGATGCGGCGACGGTGCGGCCGATTCTGACGAGCGAAAAATGCTGCGGTGTCCTGGTCTTTAACCAGACCACGCGCAAGCTGCGGCGTCCCGTCGCCGGCAATCCGGAGAGCGTATGGGTCCGTTGCGAGAATGCGTTGGCGCCGATTGTCAGCCGCGACATCTTCAACCATGCCCAGCGTGTTTGCGCGGCGCGTGCAAGCACACCTGATCGCGAGCGTATCCTGCAGGCGCTCAGGGACATCCATGCGCATCACGGCACAATCAACGCACGCTTGTGTCAGCATTCCTCGCTGCCCGGCCGCACGACGATCCATGCCCTGTTTGGCGGCTACGTCGAGGCCTATGCGGCCGCAGGCTTGCCGGTGCAGAAGACGGCATCGGGCGCTCTCGGTATCCGGTCGAGGCGCATGATGATGAAGTGGCTTATCGAACAGTGCGCGGCAAAGGCACGGCTGGGGCCGCGAGGGTGGCGCAGTCCGATGCCTGGAATGTCCTCCTGTTGA
- a CDS encoding IS5 family transposase, which produces MTWWRRLRNWQAAGVWDKLHWRCWLGCANTIRLTGVAPGSTRQRGQPPGSGNWPKANGRGKLGSKRHIVVDASGVPLAITVLGANRHDSTAFESTEAIPAVLGLDRRPRKRPRTLHADNGQEYTRCRRYLRKRGITARIARKGIESKDRLGRHRRAVGRTHSRFAGFGKLRIRFERRLDSQKALLSIAAAVITSRLVDDLC; this is translated from the coding sequence ATGACCTGGTGGCGACGACTGCGCAATTGGCAGGCCGCTGGCGTTTGGGACAAGTTGCACTGGCGATGCTGGTTAGGTTGCGCGAACACGATCAGATTGACTGGAGTCGCGCCAGGATCGACGAGGCAGCGTGGCCAGCCCCCGGGAAGCGGAAACTGGCCCAAAGCCAACGGACGAGGAAAACTGGGCAGCAAACGGCACATCGTCGTCGACGCTAGCGGCGTTCCGCTGGCTATCACGGTCCTGGGGGCAAACCGGCATGATTCGACAGCGTTCGAAAGCACTGAAGCGATCCCGGCCGTGCTAGGTTTGGATAGGCGACCGAGGAAACGCCCCCGCACACTGCATGCTGACAACGGCCAGGAATATACTCGATGCCGACGTTATTTGCGTAAGCGCGGCATCACAGCGCGCATTGCCCGCAAAGGCATCGAAAGCAAAGACCGCCTGGGTCGGCACCGCCGGGCCGTCGGGCGAACACATTCGAGGTTCGCCGGTTTCGGGAAGCTACGAATCCGTTTCGAACGCAGGCTCGATAGCCAGAAGGCGCTGCTTTCCATCGCAGCTGCGGTCATAACTTCACGCTTGGTAGATGACTTGTGTTAG